GAAGCGTCCGCTCACGGCCTGCACCGTGCTGTCCGCCTGAGCGGCGTCGATCCGGGTGCCCGGCAGAGCCTGCGTCGGTGCCAGCACGTGCGGTGGCAGGTCGATGCCCGCCACGCCGATTCCGTCCCCCACGACCGTCCGACCGTCACCGGTGTCCTCGAACCGCAGGCAGTACTCGTTGCTGCAGGGGTCGGGGAGGGCGCCACGGGCCAGGCGCGGGCCGACGGTGAGGGAGCCGGCCACGCCGATGTCCCGGGTCCACAGCCGGTGGCGCTCGTCCAGGGGGTCGTACTCCAGGGTGTGCAGCCGCCCCTGGGTGTAGCTCAGCGCTCGTACCGTCTGGATCTTCTGCGGGTACGCGTCGACGATCCTGCGCACCGTCGGCGCACCACCATCGCCGCCCTCGACGATCCACACCCCCCACTGCTCCCAGCCGGGACCGGGGCCACCCTGCACCAGGAGGCCGCCGTGCGGGGTCGGGACGCCGAACGTCGCCGACCTGGCCAGGAGGGTCCCGGCCGGAGAGCCGTCGAGGGTGACGGCCTCGACCCGCCAGACCGGTTTGCCGTAGTTGAGCTTGCCCAGTGAGGCGTCGTACCGGGACACGACGAGCCGGTCACCGGTCATGCCCAGCACCTGCGCGTCGCCGGTCAGCGGCACCTTGCGGGGGGTGGCGGACAGGTCGTCGCGGGAGTGGACGAAGACCGTGCCGTCCTGCCACCACAGCAGGTGGGTGGGGGTGACCACGATGTGGCCCGGGCTTGTCTCCACGCGGTACGGCAGCGGACTGAACCGGCCCTGGTCGACGTCGAGCCAGCCGGTGTGGCCCGTGGCGCCGATCCGGTACTGCACGACCTGCCCGTGCGCGTCGCCCAGCGCGGCGTTGGCTGTGAAGGTTCCGGCGATGCCGTCGGGCACTCCCTCCACCGCGCGCTGCACGACCGAACCATCGTCCCGGACCTCGAGCAGACGCCACGTGTAACTCGCGTCGGACGAGCCGTCCATCCTCGTCACGATCGTCGATCCGAGCGTGCTGACGTAGCTGTGGCCGCCGGGAAGTGTCACCTTCTGCGACCGGCCGGTCGACATGTTCCGCAGGGTGACGTTGCCCGGGTGGTCGTAGACGGCGACCACGTCCGAGCCCGCGCCGAACTGCGGAATGAAGGGTACGAGGGGCTCGGGCGCTCCGGTCGACGTGTCGTCGCCGTCGTAGCTGGTCCACAGGAGACCGTGCCCCGGCTCCGAGCGGAGGAGGCCGGACGGGCCGGCGCTCAGCAGGGCCGTCTGCGGGCGCAGGGCGATGGCCGCCGGGACGACGGCCTCACCCGTGAGCGTCCGGTGCTGCGTGATGTCGGTCGTCGCCGGTCCCTGACCGATGACGAGCGTGGTGGAGACGGTGGCGGCGATGGCGGCGCTGACGAATGCACCAGAGGCCACGCGCGTCCTCCTCGGGATCAGAAGGCGGAGAGTACGGAGGGTCGTCGCCACACGACGCGGTCGCGTGTCCCGGTCGGCGGAGCGGCCACCTGCGGGCACTCGCGCGTCCGGACGAGTGGCCGGAGCTTAGCAGTCCACGCCGCCCAAGATCAGCTCGTCCGGTCCCGCGTCCTCGCTGTTCGGCGGGAGTGCCGACGGGCGCCGCCCTTGGTAGCGTCCGCCCGTGTCGATGTTCCGTGCCCCGCAGGTGATGCTCTTCAGCGCGGACGTGTCCCGGGCCGCCGCCTTCTACACCCGGCTCGGCTTCACCGAGACGTTCCGGGTGCCGGCCGAGGGCGAGCCGATCCACGTCGATCTCGCCCTGGACGGTTACCGGATCGGCATCGCCTCGGTCACCTCCAGCCGGGACGACCACGGCCTGGACCCGGTGCCCGAGGGGCAGCGGGCCGCCGTGGTCCTCTGGACCGACGACACCGCCGCCGCCTGGGATCGGCTCACCGCCGACGGGGCGCCCGCCCTGTCCGCGCCGCGGGTGTGGCTGGATCGTCTCCTGATCGCCTGGACCGCCGACCCGGACGGCAATCCGGTCCAGATCGTCCAGCGCCGCTGAGCCGGGCCGGCTAGGGGGCGTCCTGCGGGTACCAGCGCAGCTCCACCACGTTGCCGTCCGGGTCGCGGACGTAGACCGAGGTGGCCGAGCCCCGCGCGCCGAACCGGCCCACCGGTCCCTCCACCACGTCGAGGTCGCCGGTGGCGATCACCTCCGCCCAGTCGAGTGGGGCCACCACCAGACAGAAGTGGTCGACGTTCGACTCGCCCCGCTCGCCGCGTACCAGGTCGACGATGGTGTGCGGGTCGATCCGCACCGAGGGGAAGGGCACCCGGCCGGCCCGCCACTCGTCGACGCGTACCGGGGTGAGGCCGAGCGGGCCGCAGTAGAAGGCCAGCGACCGCTCGACGTCGGCGACGGTGAGCACGAGGTGGTCGAAGCCGGTGACGCGCAGGGTGCTCACGCCGCCTCCCGTCCGGCGCCCGCGTACGCCTGGCGCAGCCAGTCGCCGAAGAGCACCGGGTCGACCTCGTCGGGGGTACGCAGCTTCACCGAGGCCATCGACCGTGCCCCGGGCGTCAGCCGCCCGGACGGGTCGTCCACCTCCTGCCCCTGCCACAGCCCGAAGGTCAGGTACGACGGGTACGCCTTCACCAGGCAGACCGGGTC
This genomic interval from Micromonospora coxensis contains the following:
- a CDS encoding VOC family protein — protein: MFRAPQVMLFSADVSRAAAFYTRLGFTETFRVPAEGEPIHVDLALDGYRIGIASVTSSRDDHGLDPVPEGQRAAVVLWTDDTAAAWDRLTADGAPALSAPRVWLDRLLIAWTADPDGNPVQIVQRR
- a CDS encoding DUF1801 domain-containing protein, translating into MTTVTDYLDGLDEPLREIGARLRPVIEDALPGATGAMWHGHPVWGRGDRPGRDPVCLVKAYPSYLTFGLWQGQEVDDPSGRLTPGARSMASVKLRTPDEVDPVLFGDWLRQAYAGAGREAA
- a CDS encoding FlgD immunoglobulin-like domain containing protein → MASGAFVSAAIAATVSTTLVIGQGPATTDITQHRTLTGEAVVPAAIALRPQTALLSAGPSGLLRSEPGHGLLWTSYDGDDTSTGAPEPLVPFIPQFGAGSDVVAVYDHPGNVTLRNMSTGRSQKVTLPGGHSYVSTLGSTIVTRMDGSSDASYTWRLLEVRDDGSVVQRAVEGVPDGIAGTFTANAALGDAHGQVVQYRIGATGHTGWLDVDQGRFSPLPYRVETSPGHIVVTPTHLLWWQDGTVFVHSRDDLSATPRKVPLTGDAQVLGMTGDRLVVSRYDASLGKLNYGKPVWRVEAVTLDGSPAGTLLARSATFGVPTPHGGLLVQGGPGPGWEQWGVWIVEGGDGGAPTVRRIVDAYPQKIQTVRALSYTQGRLHTLEYDPLDERHRLWTRDIGVAGSLTVGPRLARGALPDPCSNEYCLRFEDTGDGRTVVGDGIGVAGIDLPPHVLAPTQALPGTRIDAAQADSTVQAVSGRFASLRSSDGTVSQTRIVDLDTGKPVFTTTDHVQAMWGTTAWLADGNDAVTPVDVLTGERGTQVWFGRGCLLENVQAVGRWLRWVCGLAGTQGVFDVVTRKSVTFDATVPAEAKLGDGFVVFTRDGQLTVTDVRSGTPVTRTVGDSRVAALWDLDPYTGVIAHLAPDNGIHLVPSGVPVSPLVQLDATVATAYVKGGAGQWTPKWWLNKPAASWTLVIRNQATGATVRTLSGGVARGVVAPTWNGRDGSGALVADGIYGWALSVTPADGAGAVLTGSGSLRATGSACPLRSRAGTQSVACSTIRSSTG
- a CDS encoding VOC family protein; amino-acid sequence: MSTLRVTGFDHLVLTVADVERSLAFYCGPLGLTPVRVDEWRAGRVPFPSVRIDPHTIVDLVRGERGESNVDHFCLVVAPLDWAEVIATGDLDVVEGPVGRFGARGSATSVYVRDPDGNVVELRWYPQDAP